From a region of the Citricoccus muralis genome:
- a CDS encoding IclR family transcriptional regulator, with the protein MPPSTDDRPGLHEALTAEDHRTAAGRVLSVLDVFDQDHLELTLSEISRRADLTLSTAHRLVGELRDWGALERTAEGRYAVGLRVLELGSLEPQMLQLRDVAPAYLADLQSAVQANVHLSVRDGHDVVYVESLQRHSGAHVLSRLGGRWPLHTTATGMVLLAAAPAPVRQDVLASPLKRYTDHTITDPDTLRRMLAEVHRTGVAVLTETITLGTFAVGVPVRGPSERVVAALSVTLKINGSRTVHQVLPALNATARALSRALGAATPGASPSGTLRSSVRPFAV; encoded by the coding sequence ATGCCCCCATCAACCGACGACCGTCCCGGCCTGCACGAGGCCCTCACCGCCGAGGACCATCGCACGGCCGCGGGCCGCGTCCTGTCCGTTCTGGACGTCTTCGACCAGGACCACCTGGAACTGACCTTGAGCGAGATCAGCCGCCGCGCGGACCTGACCTTGAGCACGGCGCATCGACTCGTCGGCGAACTGCGGGACTGGGGTGCTCTCGAGCGGACCGCGGAGGGACGGTACGCCGTCGGACTCCGGGTGCTGGAACTGGGCAGCCTCGAGCCGCAGATGCTGCAGCTGCGGGACGTGGCCCCGGCGTACCTCGCAGACCTGCAGTCTGCGGTCCAGGCCAATGTGCATCTCTCCGTCCGAGACGGACACGATGTGGTGTACGTGGAGTCACTGCAACGGCACTCCGGGGCTCACGTGCTCAGCCGGCTCGGAGGGCGTTGGCCCCTGCACACCACCGCCACGGGTATGGTCCTGTTGGCTGCTGCGCCAGCGCCTGTCCGCCAGGACGTGCTGGCCAGCCCGCTGAAGCGCTACACGGACCACACCATCACCGATCCGGACACCTTGCGCCGGATGCTGGCGGAGGTGCACCGCACCGGTGTGGCCGTATTGACGGAGACGATCACCCTCGGCACATTCGCCGTAGGGGTGCCGGTCCGCGGGCCCAGCGAGCGGGTGGTGGCTGCCCTCAGTGTCACGTTGAAGATCAACGGATCACGGACCGTGCACCAGGTCCTGCCTGCGCTGAACGCCACGGCACGCGCGCTATCCCGAGCCCTGGGCGCGGCCACCCCAGGGGCCTCGCCTTCGGGGACCCTCCGATCCTCGGTCCGGCCCTTCGCGGTCTGA